The genome window ACAATTTGAAGGTGAAGTGTATATTTTAACTAAAGAAGAGGGTGGTCGCCATACTCCATTCTTTAATAACTATAGACCACAATTCTATGTAAGAACAACAGATGTTACTGGTTCAATCACTCTACCAGAAGGTACAGAGATGGTTATGCCTGGTGATAACCTTAAAATAACTGTTGAGCTTATCGCTCCAGTTGCGCTAGAAGAAGGTACAAGATTTGCTATCCGTGAGGGTGGTAGAACTGTTGGTTCTGGCGTTGTGTCTAAAATTATTAAGTAATTTAACTTATGGGTGCGAATTTAATTTGCACCCTTTTTAAGGAAAAAATATGGCAAGTGCAAATAGAGTTAAAATTGGTTTAAAGTGTTCTGAATGCAATGATATTAATTACACAACAACCAAAAATAGCAAAACAAAAACTGAAAAGCTAGAGCTTAAAAAATATTGTCCAAGATTAAAAAAACATACAGTTCATAAAGAAGTTAAGCTAAAATAAGCTAACTTCTTAGCTGTATCTATATAGGGCAGTAGCTCCAACGGTAGAGCGCCGGATTCCAAATCCGATGGTTGGGGGTTCGAATCCCTCCTGCCCTGCCACAAAAGGTTAGATATGGAAAAGTTTATAAGTTATTTAAAATTATCACGTACAGAGATAGGTAAAGTTATATTTCCTACCAAAGAGCAGATAAGAAATGCATTTATAACAGTTTTTGCTGTTGTTACTGTGGTTTCATTATTTTTAGCTTTGGTTGATTTAATTATGTCTTTTTCTGTTTCTAAGCTTGTATAAGGATCTACTATGGCACATAAATGGTATGCTATTCAAACTTATGCAGGTAGTGAGATGAGTGTCAAAAGAGCCATTGAAAACTTAGTAAAAGATCATGGCATTGAGGAGCAACTTTTAGAAGTTATTGTTCCTACTGAAGATGTTATTGAGATTAAAAATGGAAAGC of Campylobacter vicugnae contains these proteins:
- the rpmG gene encoding 50S ribosomal protein L33 yields the protein MASANRVKIGLKCSECNDINYTTTKNSKTKTEKLELKKYCPRLKKHTVHKEVKLK
- the secE gene encoding preprotein translocase subunit SecE — translated: MEKFISYLKLSRTEIGKVIFPTKEQIRNAFITVFAVVTVVSLFLALVDLIMSFSVSKLV